Proteins from a single region of Streptomyces sp. HUAS 15-9:
- a CDS encoding aminoacyl-tRNA hydrolase — translation MSHVSTSPGDSPFRSERSARDEAPQFVLPLVVRIERGAPPARTDALETAARSVLTLLADERALGDGEWAEAVRDWQDARIRKVVRRARGAEWRRAEALPGITVTGESAQIRVFPPVPLDGWPKDLAKLQVSGTDLDDPEPPAGPDRARPVLWMNPELDMSAGKAMAQVGHGAQLAWWELSDEDRAAWRDTGFPLSVRTADPAEWPRLTDSGLPLVRDAGFTEIAPGSCTVVADHPALRRDPVDSRGVPG, via the coding sequence GTGAGCCACGTTTCGACATCCCCCGGTGACAGTCCCTTCCGGTCCGAGCGCAGTGCGCGTGACGAGGCGCCGCAGTTCGTGCTGCCGCTGGTGGTGCGCATCGAACGCGGTGCGCCGCCCGCCCGTACAGATGCGCTGGAGACCGCCGCGCGTTCCGTGCTGACGCTGCTCGCCGACGAGCGGGCGCTGGGTGACGGCGAGTGGGCCGAGGCCGTACGGGACTGGCAGGACGCCCGGATCCGCAAGGTCGTACGGCGGGCCCGTGGCGCGGAGTGGCGGCGCGCGGAGGCACTGCCCGGGATCACGGTGACCGGCGAGTCGGCGCAGATACGGGTCTTCCCACCCGTCCCGCTGGACGGCTGGCCCAAGGACCTGGCCAAGCTGCAGGTGTCGGGCACCGACCTCGACGACCCGGAGCCGCCGGCCGGACCCGACCGTGCGCGGCCCGTGCTCTGGATGAATCCCGAACTCGACATGTCGGCCGGAAAGGCGATGGCCCAGGTCGGACACGGCGCCCAACTCGCCTGGTGGGAGCTGTCCGACGAGGACCGCGCGGCCTGGCGCGACACGGGTTTCCCGCTGTCGGTACGCACCGCGGACCCGGCCGAGTGGCCCCGGCTGACGGACAGCGGGCTGCCGTTGGTACGGGACGCGGGCTTCACGGAGATCGCGCCGGGTTCCTGCACCGTGGTCGCCGATCATCCGGCGCTGCGGCGGGATCCGGTGGACTCGCGGGGCGTGCCCGGGTAG
- a CDS encoding pyrimidine reductase family protein, with amino-acid sequence MRRLFPVTDETAALDDREWSLAELAAAYAYPEPQAGGRGTWLRANMVSTLDGAAQHEGRSQPISSAADMRIFGTLRALADVVLVGAETVRQEAYRPARARAEFADARKAAGQALAPAIAVVTASLDLDYSLPLFTAPQVPTLVLTGASAAPDRIATAEKAGARVVIAGDGAGVDPVRAVEALAGLGHTRLLTEGGPRLLGQLIAAGALDELCLTLSPMLTAGDAQRIAGGPSVAVPRRFELVSLLEEAGFLFGRYRRS; translated from the coding sequence ATGCGACGCCTGTTCCCTGTGACCGACGAAACAGCAGCCCTTGATGACCGGGAGTGGAGTCTCGCGGAACTGGCGGCCGCGTACGCCTATCCCGAGCCGCAGGCCGGCGGGCGGGGGACCTGGCTGCGGGCCAACATGGTGTCCACGCTCGACGGGGCCGCCCAGCACGAGGGCCGCTCGCAGCCCATCTCCAGCGCGGCCGACATGCGGATCTTCGGCACGCTGCGGGCACTCGCGGACGTCGTCCTCGTCGGCGCGGAAACGGTACGGCAGGAGGCCTACCGCCCCGCACGCGCGCGTGCGGAGTTCGCGGACGCCAGGAAGGCGGCGGGACAGGCCCTGGCCCCGGCGATCGCGGTCGTCACCGCGAGCCTGGACCTGGACTACTCGCTCCCGCTGTTCACCGCCCCCCAGGTGCCCACCCTGGTCCTGACCGGAGCCTCGGCGGCGCCGGACCGTATCGCCACCGCCGAGAAGGCGGGCGCGCGGGTGGTGATCGCGGGCGACGGCGCCGGAGTGGACCCGGTGCGGGCCGTAGAAGCCCTCGCCGGCCTCGGTCACACCCGGCTGCTCACCGAGGGCGGCCCCCGGCTGCTGGGCCAGCTGATCGCCGCCGGAGCGCTCGACGAGCTCTGTCTGACCCTCTCCCCGATGCTCACCGCGGGCGACGCGCAGCGCATCGCCGGGGGGCCGTCGGTCGCGGTGCCGCGGCGCTTCGAACTGGTGTCGCTCCTGGAAGAGGCCGGGTTCCTGTTCGGTCGCTACCGTCGGTCATGA
- the hemQ gene encoding hydrogen peroxide-dependent heme synthase, producing the protein MSDDAPTPETGRIPNKGKLAKDLNEVIRYTLWSVFKLKDVLPEDRAGYADEVQELFDQLAAKDVTIRGTYDLSGLRADADLMIWWHAESSDQLQEAYNLFRRTKLGRALEPVWSNMALHRPAEFNRSHIPAFLADETPRNYVSVYPFVRSYDWYLLADEDRRRMLADHGKMARGFPDVRANTVASFALGDYEWLLAFEADDLHRIVDLMRHLRGAEARMHVREEIPFYTGRRKEITELIAGLA; encoded by the coding sequence ATGAGTGACGACGCACCCACCCCCGAGACCGGCAGGATCCCGAACAAGGGCAAGCTGGCCAAGGACCTCAACGAGGTCATCCGCTACACCCTGTGGTCCGTCTTCAAGCTGAAGGACGTGCTGCCCGAGGACCGCGCGGGTTACGCGGACGAGGTCCAGGAGCTGTTCGACCAGCTCGCCGCGAAGGACGTGACCATCCGCGGCACGTACGACCTGTCCGGTCTGCGTGCCGACGCCGATCTCATGATCTGGTGGCACGCCGAGAGCAGTGACCAGCTGCAGGAGGCGTACAACCTCTTCCGCCGTACGAAGCTGGGCCGCGCGCTGGAGCCGGTCTGGTCGAACATGGCGCTGCACCGTCCGGCGGAGTTCAACCGCTCGCACATCCCGGCGTTCCTCGCCGACGAGACGCCGCGCAACTATGTCAGCGTGTACCCCTTCGTGCGCTCGTACGACTGGTATCTGCTGGCCGACGAGGACCGCCGCCGCATGCTCGCCGACCACGGCAAGATGGCCCGCGGCTTCCCGGACGTCCGCGCCAACACGGTCGCCTCGTTCGCGCTCGGCGACTACGAGTGGCTCCTGGCCTTCGAGGCCGACGACCTGCACCGCATCGTCGACCTCATGCGCCACCTCCGCGGCGCGGAGGCCCGCATGCACGTCCGCGAGGAAATCCCGTTCTACACGGGCCGCCGCAAGGAGATCACAGAACTGATCGCGGGCCTCGCCTGA
- a CDS encoding TIGR04222 domain-containing membrane protein — translation MFWVLLLLLAWAVAGTACTRLCLAAVRLAAVDAEGATADRGHDLTLYEAAFLSGGPARVADLTMVSMARQRRLLLAHTGWATVVDPRGRDEMERSVIGAIGPEGQSRIEPVRSAAAGADAVRSIADGLVRAGLAVPDGARTTVASGVRQVRLAAVAVAALGATALLMPAQTDMPRDLVAAWFALPFALTLSCLAIARVEVHPYSRWASPAGQRLLGALTRRATGSGDDRTYLTSVAVRGIRAIGEPELRAAFAHRDQPWRE, via the coding sequence ATGTTCTGGGTCCTTCTCCTGCTGCTGGCCTGGGCCGTCGCGGGCACGGCGTGTACGCGCCTGTGCCTGGCCGCCGTACGCCTGGCGGCCGTCGACGCGGAGGGTGCGACCGCGGACCGGGGGCACGACCTGACGCTGTACGAGGCGGCGTTCCTGTCGGGCGGGCCCGCGCGGGTCGCCGATCTCACCATGGTCTCCATGGCCCGGCAGCGCCGGCTGCTGCTCGCGCACACCGGCTGGGCGACCGTCGTGGACCCACGGGGCCGGGACGAGATGGAGCGGTCCGTCATAGGGGCCATAGGGCCGGAGGGCCAGTCCCGCATCGAGCCCGTGCGCTCCGCCGCGGCCGGGGCCGACGCCGTGCGCAGCATCGCCGACGGGCTGGTCCGGGCGGGGCTCGCGGTGCCCGACGGGGCGCGTACGACCGTGGCGTCCGGGGTCCGTCAGGTCCGGCTGGCCGCGGTGGCCGTCGCCGCCCTGGGCGCGACCGCGCTGCTGATGCCGGCTCAGACCGACATGCCGCGCGATCTGGTCGCCGCCTGGTTCGCGCTCCCCTTCGCCCTGACCCTGAGCTGCCTCGCCATCGCCCGGGTCGAGGTGCACCCGTACTCGCGCTGGGCCTCGCCTGCCGGGCAGCGGCTGCTCGGCGCGCTGACCCGGCGGGCGACCGGGTCCGGTGACGACCGCACCTATCTGACCTCCGTCGCCGTGCGCGGAATCCGCGCGATCGGCGAACCGGAGCTGCGCGCGGCGTTCGCCCATCGCGACCAGCCCTGGCGGGAGTGA
- a CDS encoding ABC transporter has protein sequence MTALLRYQAALLVRSQRWLPPVVLYAAFLAVGVQSGQPVLDSLGYTAAALLPVAAWLVRICVTNEPPAARACVAAAAGPARAHLACLLAALLASAALGTVATLAVTLISDPAANGHRAHVPRFEAGAAGLLAALSCALLGTAVGALTNWPLLRSPGRAVPAMLLAALLSVVVAGSPAQAAVNGLVTGSQSGRVPVPLLPLAAAALLTAAAFAVACALTRRRSP, from the coding sequence ATGACCGCACTCCTGCGTTACCAGGCCGCACTCCTCGTACGCTCCCAGCGCTGGCTGCCACCCGTCGTCCTGTACGCGGCCTTCCTCGCCGTCGGCGTGCAGAGCGGCCAGCCGGTGCTCGACTCGCTCGGCTACACGGCCGCTGCATTGCTGCCGGTCGCCGCCTGGCTGGTGCGGATCTGTGTCACCAACGAGCCGCCCGCGGCCCGCGCCTGTGTCGCCGCCGCGGCCGGACCGGCCAGGGCCCACCTCGCCTGCCTTTTGGCGGCTCTCCTCGCGTCGGCGGCGCTCGGCACCGTGGCGACCCTGGCCGTGACGCTGATCAGCGACCCGGCGGCCAACGGCCATCGCGCCCACGTCCCACGCTTCGAGGCGGGCGCGGCCGGGCTGCTGGCCGCGCTCTCCTGTGCGCTGCTGGGGACGGCCGTCGGCGCGCTCACCAACTGGCCGCTGCTGCGCTCGCCCGGCCGGGCGGTGCCCGCGATGCTGCTGGCCGCGCTGCTGTCGGTGGTCGTCGCGGGCTCACCGGCGCAGGCGGCGGTGAACGGGCTGGTCACCGGCTCGCAGTCGGGCCGGGTCCCGGTGCCGCTGCTGCCGCTGGCCGCGGCGGCCCTGCTGACCGCCGCGGCCTTCGCCGTGGCCTGCGCGCTCACCCGTCGCCGGTCACCCTGA
- the zapE gene encoding cell division protein ZapE: protein MSSSTAASAVSPIADATPLSLCAREPHVPADRLVAEMVPPPRFDSVRFATYLPDPDRPSQTEAVRVLDGFAAGLGGAHATGTGRRGFFGFGKAKAPKVPAGPRGVYLDGGYGVGKTHLLASLWHATPAEPALKAFGTFVELTNLVGALGFQQTVQTLSGHRLLCIDEFELDDPGDTVLVSTLLGRLVDAGVALAATSNTLPGKLGEGRFAAADFLREIQGLSAHFRALRIDGEDYRHRGLPEAPAPYSDEQVTKAAYATAGASLDDFPHLLDHLAKVHPSRYGALTDDLRAVCLVGVRPVPDQSTALRLVVLADRLYDREVPVLASGLPFDKLFSEEMLKGGYRKKYFRAISRLTALARDAKTLVTAE from the coding sequence GTGTCGTCATCCACCGCCGCGTCCGCCGTCAGCCCGATAGCCGACGCGACCCCGTTGTCCCTGTGCGCCCGCGAGCCGCACGTCCCCGCGGACCGGCTGGTCGCCGAGATGGTGCCGCCGCCGCGCTTCGACTCGGTCCGCTTCGCCACGTACCTCCCGGACCCGGACCGGCCGAGCCAGACCGAGGCCGTACGGGTCCTCGACGGCTTCGCGGCCGGGCTCGGCGGGGCGCACGCCACCGGCACCGGCCGACGGGGATTCTTCGGGTTCGGCAAGGCGAAGGCGCCCAAGGTGCCGGCCGGGCCCCGCGGTGTCTATCTGGACGGCGGGTACGGCGTCGGCAAGACCCACCTCCTCGCCTCCCTCTGGCACGCCACCCCGGCCGAGCCCGCGCTCAAGGCGTTCGGCACCTTCGTCGAGCTGACCAACCTCGTCGGCGCCCTCGGCTTCCAGCAGACCGTCCAGACCCTGTCCGGTCACCGGCTGCTGTGCATCGACGAGTTCGAGCTCGACGACCCGGGCGACACCGTGCTGGTGTCCACCCTGCTCGGCAGGCTCGTCGACGCCGGTGTCGCACTCGCCGCCACCTCCAACACCCTGCCGGGCAAGCTCGGTGAGGGCCGGTTCGCGGCGGCCGACTTCCTGCGCGAGATCCAGGGCCTGTCCGCCCACTTCCGCGCCCTGCGCATCGACGGCGAGGACTACCGCCACCGCGGCCTGCCCGAGGCACCGGCGCCGTACTCGGACGAGCAGGTGACGAAGGCGGCGTACGCCACCGCCGGCGCCTCGCTCGACGACTTCCCGCATCTGCTGGACCACCTGGCCAAGGTGCACCCCAGCCGGTACGGCGCGCTGACCGACGACCTGAGGGCGGTGTGCCTCGTCGGTGTGCGGCCGGTACCGGACCAGTCGACGGCACTGCGCCTCGTGGTCCTCGCGGACCGGCTCTACGACCGCGAAGTCCCCGTACTGGCCTCGGGGCTTCCCTTCGACAAGCTGTTCAGCGAGGAGATGCTGAAGGGCGGCTACCGCAAGAAGTACTTCCGCGCGATATCCCGCCTCACCGCACTCGCCCGCGACGCGAAGACACTCGTGACGGCCGAGTAG
- a CDS encoding YbhB/YbcL family Raf kinase inhibitor-like protein has protein sequence MRRSFLIVLVAAMGLVQGCGSGTGDSSAPSPAPTPTASHRLTVTSSAFAEGGTIPRRHTCDGEDVSPPLAFSGVPADTTGLVLVVEDPDAPHGTFTHWLVWNIGPRTTELAAGQAPQGATQGRNGFRRTGYGGPCPPKGDSPHHYVFTVYAADRRLDLAADVSPDDVRRALNGHALATGTLTGRYGR, from the coding sequence ATGCGCCGGAGCTTCCTGATCGTGTTGGTGGCCGCCATGGGCCTGGTCCAGGGCTGCGGGAGCGGCACGGGCGACTCGTCCGCCCCCAGCCCGGCCCCCACCCCCACCGCCTCGCACCGCCTCACGGTGACGAGCTCCGCGTTCGCCGAGGGCGGCACGATCCCTCGCCGTCACACCTGCGACGGCGAGGACGTGTCGCCGCCGCTCGCCTTCTCCGGCGTACCCGCGGACACCACCGGACTGGTCCTCGTGGTGGAGGACCCCGACGCCCCGCACGGCACGTTCACGCACTGGCTGGTGTGGAACATCGGCCCGCGGACCACGGAGCTGGCCGCCGGGCAGGCGCCCCAGGGCGCGACACAGGGCCGCAACGGCTTCCGCAGGACGGGCTACGGCGGCCCCTGCCCGCCCAAGGGCGACAGCCCGCACCACTACGTGTTCACGGTCTACGCCGCCGACCGGCGCCTGGACCTCGCCGCCGACGTCTCACCCGACGACGTCCGGCGCGCCCTGAACGGCCACGCCCTCGCCACCGGCACCCTGACGGGCCGCTACGGCCGCTGA
- a CDS encoding ABC transporter ATP-binding protein — MRRDLRLARVGRRYGIRGPWVLRGIDLTVTPGSLIRVEGANGSGKSTLLRILAGLDAPTEGRITGRPRTAYVPERFPSALPFTAAGYLTHLGTVHGLSRRTAAGAAVAWLDRFGAAAHADTPMAQLSKGSSQKVAVAQALLAEPELLVLDEAWTGLDAAARAELERAVAERTAAGCAVVFVDHDPRRLAGAPDETYVVTDGTLDRRTGNESSPAGRHAVVIAQGPSGGQLPPDAARTVTSAEETAPRTHRLTVPESHSDVLLRALLTARPPWHVVSVSPGTPPETPPDPESRS; from the coding sequence ATGCGACGTGATCTTCGGCTGGCCCGCGTAGGCCGCCGCTACGGCATACGCGGCCCCTGGGTGTTACGAGGCATCGACCTCACCGTCACGCCCGGCTCGCTCATCCGCGTGGAAGGAGCCAACGGCAGCGGCAAGTCCACCCTCCTGCGCATTCTCGCCGGGCTGGACGCGCCCACGGAGGGCCGTATCACCGGCCGCCCCCGCACGGCGTACGTCCCCGAGCGGTTCCCCTCGGCGCTCCCCTTCACCGCCGCCGGCTATCTCACCCACCTCGGCACGGTCCACGGCCTGTCCCGCCGGACGGCGGCCGGCGCCGCCGTCGCATGGCTGGACCGCTTCGGCGCCGCCGCCCATGCCGACACACCGATGGCCCAGCTGTCCAAGGGCAGCAGCCAGAAGGTCGCGGTGGCCCAGGCCCTGCTCGCGGAGCCCGAGTTGCTCGTGCTGGACGAGGCCTGGACGGGACTGGACGCCGCGGCCCGGGCGGAACTGGAGCGGGCGGTCGCCGAGCGCACGGCCGCCGGATGTGCCGTCGTGTTCGTCGACCACGACCCGCGCCGCCTGGCCGGGGCGCCCGACGAGACGTACGTGGTCACCGACGGCACCCTCGACCGCCGTACCGGGAACGAGAGTTCACCGGCCGGCCGGCACGCCGTGGTCATCGCGCAGGGCCCGTCGGGCGGACAACTGCCCCCCGACGCCGCGCGGACGGTCACCTCGGCCGAGGAGACCGCGCCCCGCACCCACCGGCTCACCGTCCCCGAGTCCCACTCCGACGTCCTGCTCCGTGCCCTGCTGACGGCCCGCCCGCCCTGGCACGTGGTGAGCGTGAGCCCCGGTACACCCCCCGAGACGCCGCCCGATCCCGAAAGCCGCTCATGA
- a CDS encoding slipin family protein — MFQELLGAIIAAGAVGLVYVSAGVRVVKQYERGVVLRLGRLRGEIRSPGLALIIPVADRLYKVNMQIVTMPVPAQEGITRDNVTVRVDAVVYFKVVDAAAATINVEDYRFAVSQMAQTSLRSIIGKSDLDDLLSNREKLNQGLELMIDSPAIGWGVQIDRVEIKDVSLPDAMKRSMARQAEADRERRARIINADAELQASRKLAEAAQQMADTPSALQLRLLQTVMAVAAEKNSTLVLPIPVELLRFLERGQQPAALAESHQPDGITGSQPAAADGDLEQGEPPQPDGSDDAQQSPAIDGTQQPTGIGDSAVPRS, encoded by the coding sequence ATGTTCCAGGAACTGCTGGGGGCGATCATCGCGGCCGGTGCCGTCGGACTGGTGTACGTGTCCGCGGGGGTGCGGGTCGTCAAGCAGTACGAACGCGGGGTGGTCCTCCGGCTCGGCCGCCTGCGGGGCGAGATACGTTCGCCGGGACTCGCGCTGATCATCCCGGTCGCGGACCGGCTCTACAAGGTCAACATGCAGATCGTCACGATGCCCGTGCCCGCCCAGGAGGGCATCACGCGGGACAACGTGACGGTGCGGGTCGACGCGGTCGTGTACTTCAAGGTCGTGGACGCGGCGGCCGCGACCATCAACGTCGAGGACTACCGCTTCGCCGTCTCCCAGATGGCACAGACCTCCCTGCGCTCGATCATCGGCAAGAGCGACCTCGACGATCTGCTCTCCAACCGCGAGAAGCTCAACCAGGGCCTGGAGCTGATGATCGACAGCCCCGCCATCGGCTGGGGCGTGCAGATCGACCGGGTCGAGATCAAGGACGTCTCCCTGCCGGACGCGATGAAGCGCTCCATGGCCCGTCAGGCCGAGGCCGACCGTGAGCGCCGGGCGAGGATCATCAACGCCGACGCCGAGCTCCAGGCCTCCAGGAAGCTGGCCGAGGCCGCGCAGCAGATGGCCGACACGCCCTCCGCACTGCAGCTGCGCCTGCTGCAGACGGTGATGGCGGTGGCGGCGGAGAAGAACTCCACGCTGGTGCTGCCCATCCCGGTGGAGCTGCTGCGCTTCCTGGAGAGGGGCCAGCAGCCGGCCGCGCTCGCCGAGTCGCACCAGCCGGACGGAATCACCGGCTCGCAACCGGCGGCCGCCGACGGTGACCTGGAACAAGGCGAACCGCCACAACCGGACGGCAGCGACGACGCGCAGCAGTCCCCCGCCATCGACGGCACGCAACAACCCACCGGCATCGGTGACTCCGCGGTCCCCCGGAGCTAA
- a CDS encoding DUF692 domain-containing protein, which produces MRRLGTGIGWRPEIADAVERMPGIDWVEAVAENVCPGHLPESLLRLRERGVTVVPHGVSLGLGGADRPDEGRLTALAERAAALGAPLVTEHIAFVRAGGPLTASPRLEAGHLLPLPRTRDALDVLCENVRIAQEALPVPLAVENIAALISWPGEEMTEGQFLYELAERTGVRLLIDVANLHTNHVNRGEDPAKALAELPLEAVAYVHVAGGFERDGVWHDSHAHPVPRPVLDILTDLASRVAPPGVLLERDENFPEPGELERELESIRGAVEEGRAMCPVSGAVQEGRAIRSVSGAASRVRAVTPPVVVADDDTRERLALAQTAVLSSLVAGTPVPEGFDRVRMGVQARALAAKRASVVAKIAPELPVILGTEYRPAFLDYAHGHPMAGGYRQDALDFAGQLLAGRIEDAGVRRELREWWLERSGPVPRSRRPVVRAARAARRVLLRRR; this is translated from the coding sequence ATGCGGCGACTGGGAACGGGGATCGGCTGGCGGCCGGAGATCGCGGACGCCGTGGAGCGCATGCCCGGCATCGACTGGGTGGAGGCCGTGGCGGAGAACGTCTGTCCCGGACACCTGCCCGAGTCGCTGCTGCGGCTGCGCGAGCGCGGAGTGACCGTGGTGCCGCACGGTGTCTCGCTCGGCCTCGGCGGTGCGGACCGGCCCGACGAGGGGCGGCTGACCGCGCTCGCCGAGCGGGCGGCGGCGCTGGGCGCGCCGCTGGTCACCGAGCACATCGCGTTCGTACGGGCGGGCGGGCCGTTGACCGCCTCCCCGCGCCTGGAGGCGGGCCATCTGCTGCCCCTGCCCCGCACCCGGGACGCCCTCGACGTGCTGTGCGAGAACGTGCGCATCGCCCAGGAGGCGCTGCCGGTGCCGCTCGCCGTCGAGAACATAGCCGCGCTGATCTCCTGGCCCGGCGAGGAGATGACCGAGGGGCAGTTCCTGTACGAGCTGGCCGAGCGGACCGGGGTGCGGCTGCTCATCGATGTGGCGAATCTGCACACCAACCATGTCAACCGGGGCGAGGACCCGGCCAAGGCGCTGGCCGAACTGCCGCTGGAGGCCGTCGCGTATGTGCATGTCGCGGGCGGCTTCGAGCGCGACGGCGTCTGGCACGACAGCCACGCCCACCCCGTACCGCGGCCGGTGCTCGACATCCTGACCGACCTCGCCTCGCGGGTCGCGCCGCCCGGCGTGCTGCTGGAGCGGGACGAGAACTTCCCCGAACCCGGTGAGCTGGAGCGGGAGTTGGAGTCGATTCGGGGGGCGGTGGAGGAGGGGCGGGCGATGTGCCCCGTTTCCGGGGCGGTGCAGGAGGGGCGTGCGATACGCTCCGTTTCCGGGGCGGCGTCGCGGGTCCGCGCCGTGACCCCGCCCGTTGTCGTCGCCGACGACGACACCCGGGAGCGGCTCGCGCTCGCGCAGACCGCGGTGCTGTCGTCGCTGGTCGCCGGGACGCCCGTGCCCGAGGGGTTCGACCGGGTGCGGATGGGGGTGCAGGCGCGGGCACTGGCCGCGAAGCGGGCGTCCGTGGTGGCGAAGATCGCGCCCGAGCTGCCGGTGATTCTGGGGACGGAGTACCGGCCGGCGTTCCTCGACTACGCCCACGGGCACCCGATGGCCGGTGGTTACCGACAGGACGCGCTGGACTTCGCGGGGCAGTTGCTCGCGGGACGGATCGAGGACGCGGGGGTGCGGCGGGAACTGCGGGAGTGGTGGCTGGAGCGGTCGGGGCCGGTGCCCCGGTCGCGACGGCCGGTGGTGCGGGCGGCCCGGGCGGCGCGGAGGGTGCTGCTGCGGAGAAGGTGA
- a CDS encoding DUF4142 domain-containing protein → MRPRPRPPIKGRGIFSGLGLIITGLAATLAALLFPVWSYADRTGIAGTGGTGADVLNAQTVTTQYGPLSQADRDFVTKVRLAGLWELPAGQLAETKGTTEAVRAAGRHLVAGHTSLDAHALIVATRLGLPLPNEPNEQQKQWLTTLSTAQGQDFDREFANILRLAHGRVFSVVAQVRAGTQNSLVRDLADDADTTVLDHIRMLEATGYVDFAALARDLATAASPVPSPPVVQPGSATPIGSSPSPTYPLPPAASSPPPGDGS, encoded by the coding sequence ATGCGACCGCGACCCCGACCCCCGATCAAGGGCAGAGGCATTTTCAGCGGGCTCGGGCTCATCATCACGGGCCTGGCCGCGACGCTGGCGGCGCTGCTGTTTCCCGTCTGGTCGTACGCGGACCGGACCGGCATCGCCGGTACCGGCGGCACCGGCGCCGACGTGCTGAACGCCCAGACCGTGACGACCCAGTACGGCCCCCTGTCCCAGGCGGACCGGGACTTCGTCACCAAGGTCCGACTGGCCGGGCTGTGGGAACTGCCCGCCGGACAGCTGGCCGAGACGAAGGGCACGACCGAGGCCGTACGGGCGGCCGGGCGACACCTCGTGGCGGGGCACACGTCGCTGGACGCGCATGCCCTCATCGTCGCCACCCGGCTCGGCCTGCCGCTGCCCAACGAGCCCAACGAGCAGCAGAAGCAGTGGCTCACCACCCTGAGCACGGCACAGGGGCAGGACTTCGATCGCGAGTTCGCCAACATCCTGCGGCTGGCCCACGGCAGGGTGTTCTCGGTCGTCGCCCAGGTCCGGGCCGGCACCCAGAACTCGCTGGTCCGCGATCTCGCCGACGACGCCGACACCACCGTGCTGGATCACATCAGGATGCTGGAGGCGACCGGCTACGTGGACTTCGCCGCACTGGCCCGGGACTTGGCGACCGCCGCCTCGCCCGTGCCGTCGCCGCCGGTGGTCCAGCCGGGCTCGGCGACTCCGATCGGCTCCTCGCCCTCGCCCACGTACCCGCTTCCGCCGGCCGCCTCCAGCCCGCCGCCGGGCGACGGCTCCTGA
- a CDS encoding polysaccharide deacetylase family protein, producing the protein MFTLVRRVTALCAVGAALAACGTTSAPHAAHQAPSPPSASASPSRPPILVPGPGGLTPVFTNGPRTQGKTVALTFDADMTADQGPRAAAGEHFDNPALIATLRNLKVPATVFMTGRWADQYPAEARSLGNDPLFEVANHSYSHYAFTGDCYGLPTVGDDRMRTDVERAYTAIRKAGVPHPMPYFRFPGGCYDQKALRALSGLGVTAVQWDVVSGDAFATDADAVTRQVLDGVKPGSVVVMHCTRSAAPTTEQVVRTVVPELRKRGFRFVKVSELIGETGGHR; encoded by the coding sequence GTGTTCACTCTTGTACGCCGTGTCACCGCCCTCTGCGCCGTGGGCGCCGCCCTCGCCGCCTGCGGCACCACGAGTGCCCCGCACGCCGCCCACCAGGCCCCCAGCCCGCCCTCCGCATCCGCTTCCCCCTCACGACCGCCCATCCTCGTCCCGGGCCCGGGCGGCCTCACCCCGGTCTTCACGAACGGCCCGCGCACACAGGGCAAGACCGTCGCCCTCACCTTCGACGCCGACATGACCGCCGACCAGGGCCCGCGAGCGGCCGCGGGCGAGCACTTCGACAATCCGGCGCTCATCGCCACGCTGCGCAATCTGAAGGTCCCGGCCACCGTCTTCATGACGGGCCGGTGGGCCGACCAGTACCCGGCCGAGGCCCGCTCCCTCGGCAACGACCCGCTGTTCGAGGTCGCCAACCACTCCTACAGCCACTACGCCTTCACCGGCGACTGCTACGGCCTGCCGACCGTCGGCGACGACAGGATGCGCACGGACGTGGAGCGGGCGTACACCGCGATCCGCAAGGCCGGTGTGCCGCACCCGATGCCGTACTTCCGTTTCCCCGGCGGCTGCTACGACCAGAAGGCGCTGCGCGCGCTGAGCGGCCTCGGCGTCACCGCGGTGCAGTGGGACGTGGTGAGCGGGGACGCGTTCGCGACGGACGCCGACGCCGTCACCCGGCAGGTGCTGGACGGGGTGAAGCCCGGCTCGGTCGTCGTGATGCACTGCACCCGCAGCGCCGCCCCGACGACGGAGCAGGTGGTGCGCACGGTCGTACCGGAACTGCGCAAGCGGGGCTTCCGGTTCGTGAAGGTGTCCGAGCTGATCGGGGAGACCGGCGGCCACCGCTGA